One window of the bacterium genome contains the following:
- the ispF gene encoding 2-C-methyl-D-erythritol 2,4-cyclodiphosphate synthase — translation MLRVGFGYDVHPVMPGKKLWLGGVAFPQAGFQLKGHSDADVVLHAACDALLGAAGLPDIGVLYPNTSARNRNRSSLEFLTDVGKKVAKEKYRILNLDCMLLAEAPKIAGQTGLMRTRMARALAVAQAQINVKATTHEGLGAIGRKEGLAAYAVVLLIQQDKIRIF, via the coding sequence ATGCTTAGAGTGGGTTTTGGTTATGATGTGCATCCTGTGATGCCCGGGAAAAAATTATGGCTTGGCGGCGTCGCTTTTCCCCAAGCGGGATTTCAACTTAAAGGACACTCGGATGCAGATGTCGTGCTTCATGCGGCCTGCGACGCCCTGTTAGGAGCAGCGGGTTTGCCGGATATCGGAGTTTTATACCCGAATACTTCGGCACGTAATCGTAACCGCAGCTCTTTGGAATTTCTTACAGATGTTGGCAAAAAGGTCGCAAAAGAAAAATATCGAATCTTAAATCTGGATTGTATGCTTCTCGCGGAGGCGCCTAAGATTGCCGGGCAGACAGGGTTGATGCGTACTCGTATGGCGCGAGCGCTGGCTGTGGCACAGGCACAGATCAATGTTAAAGCCACAACCCATGAAGGGTTGGGTGCCATTGGCAGAAAAGAAGGGTTGGCTGCCTATGCGGTAGTCTTGCTCATCCAACAGGATAAAATCCGGATTTTTTAA